In a genomic window of Nocardia fluminea:
- a CDS encoding glycosyltransferase 87 family protein — protein MAERSRGATLPRTTLTLLLLLGTAVSGVTLLFTTMDPWMDSGGILVGGLDVHIYRDGGWRVVHERALYIEPTHYGLLYTYTPFSAVAFLPLLLVPWAHVTTTWMVLNLLVLFGVVLQSFRMLGYRVTPALAAVSALLTLACTFAEPVRTTLYYGQINLVLMLVVLWDFSRAENSRLRGLGIGIAAGIKLTPLYFIAQYLAQRQWRAAATGALTFLASIGLTALVLPSDSYQYWTSTFFHSGRIAPDVHPANQSLRGAIAHLTHGPAPVWLWLLIAVPIALVALWLAAALVRRGEPLLSVTLGGLTACAVSPYSWGHHWVWFVPLLVYLIHRAQTRASWWLAAGALYLAIAAWTYTYTPTWVSVGTFLLPPWWPLPQVLMNIYVIIYLITLAGIALRIRAHTLPPAPIEPVIELRAPEPLSPDTRTAVAPRPDDDRPAMMN, from the coding sequence GTGGCGGAGAGATCTCGAGGCGCGACACTTCCGCGCACGACCCTGACGCTGCTTCTGCTACTCGGCACCGCCGTCTCGGGCGTGACGCTGCTGTTCACCACCATGGACCCGTGGATGGACAGCGGCGGAATTCTCGTCGGTGGTCTCGACGTGCACATCTATCGCGACGGCGGCTGGCGGGTCGTGCACGAACGGGCCCTCTACATCGAGCCGACGCATTACGGCCTGCTCTACACCTACACGCCGTTCTCGGCCGTGGCGTTCCTGCCGCTGCTGCTGGTGCCGTGGGCGCATGTCACCACCACCTGGATGGTGCTCAACCTGCTGGTGCTGTTCGGGGTTGTGCTGCAGAGCTTCCGGATGCTCGGCTACCGCGTCACACCCGCGCTGGCCGCCGTCAGCGCACTGCTCACCCTGGCCTGCACCTTCGCCGAACCGGTGCGCACCACGCTCTACTACGGGCAGATCAACCTGGTGCTGATGCTGGTGGTGCTGTGGGACTTCTCCCGTGCGGAGAACAGCAGGTTGCGCGGCCTCGGCATCGGCATCGCCGCGGGCATCAAGCTGACGCCGCTGTACTTCATCGCCCAGTATCTGGCGCAACGGCAGTGGCGGGCGGCCGCGACCGGCGCTCTCACCTTCCTCGCGTCGATCGGTCTGACCGCGCTGGTCCTGCCGAGCGACTCGTACCAGTACTGGACGTCGACGTTCTTCCATTCCGGTCGCATCGCCCCGGATGTGCACCCCGCCAACCAGTCCCTGCGCGGCGCCATCGCCCACCTCACCCACGGCCCGGCGCCGGTGTGGTTGTGGCTGCTGATCGCCGTGCCGATCGCGCTGGTCGCGCTGTGGCTGGCCGCTGCCCTGGTCCGCCGCGGCGAACCGCTGCTCTCGGTCACCCTCGGCGGTCTCACCGCCTGCGCCGTCTCCCCGTATTCGTGGGGCCACCACTGGGTCTGGTTCGTTCCGCTGCTCGTCTACCTGATCCACCGCGCCCAGACCCGCGCGTCCTGGTGGCTCGCCGCGGGCGCGCTCTACCTGGCCATCGCCGCCTGGACCTACACCTACACCCCCACGTGGGTGAGCGTGGGCACCTTCCTGCTCCCCCCGTGGTGGCCGCTGCCCCAGGTGCTGATGAACATCTACGTGATCATCTATCTGATCACCCTCGCGGGTATCGCCCTGCGCATCCGCGCCCACACCTTGCCGCCCGCGCCCATCGAGCCCGTCATCGAACTCCGTGCCCCCGAACCGCTCTCACCGGACACCCGGACCGCCGTCGCCCCACGCCCCGACGACGACCGCCCGGCGATGATGAACTGA
- a CDS encoding DoxX family protein, whose protein sequence is MTDTATRLTPTATTSDETTAAGIGLLVLRVGFGGLMAAYGTQKLFGWFNGPGWRANADSFTAMDYNPGEIFGTLAGLTELVGGLLLVFGLFTPLAAAIVLGTMINAINVLWSGGLFPADPSVPGFTTPLLFALAAAALAFTGPGRFSLDAGRPWQRQGVVWGGGAVAVAVVAAVVTLILKAAL, encoded by the coding sequence ATGACCGACACCGCTACCCGCCTCACCCCTACCGCCACCACCTCCGACGAGACCACCGCCGCGGGCATCGGCCTGCTGGTGCTGCGCGTCGGCTTCGGTGGACTGATGGCCGCCTACGGAACCCAGAAACTGTTCGGCTGGTTCAACGGACCGGGCTGGCGCGCCAATGCCGACAGCTTCACCGCGATGGACTACAACCCCGGCGAGATCTTCGGCACGCTGGCCGGGCTCACCGAACTGGTCGGCGGGCTGCTGCTGGTGTTCGGGCTGTTCACGCCGCTGGCTGCCGCCATCGTGCTCGGAACGATGATCAACGCGATCAACGTGCTGTGGAGTGGCGGGCTCTTCCCGGCGGATCCGTCGGTGCCGGGATTCACGACGCCGCTGCTGTTCGCGCTGGCCGCCGCGGCGCTGGCGTTCACCGGGCCGGGCCGCTTCTCTCTCGACGCGGGACGCCCGTGGCAGCGCCAGGGCGTGGTGTGGGGCGGCGGGGCCGTGGCGGTCGCCGTCGTGGCCGCGGTGGTGACGCTGATCTTGAAGGCGGCGCTCTGA
- a CDS encoding NCS2 family permease: MASDVLTRARGRVDGYFGISSSGSTFKREAMAGTVTFLAMSYVLAVNPSILGDEGALGDKGIPMQAVFTATAVAAVFGTLVMGLWAKYPIALAPGMGLNAFFAYTVVLSMGIPWQVALSGTLLSGIIFFVLAITKVRERILNAIPLQMKFAVGAGIGLFVAFLGLKNAGIVVNSDATLVTLGDFTEGTTLLALFGLIVTVVFLVIGWHGAVLYGIVATTILGMVTGLVGVPDGIAEMPKGLDETFGQAIIHLPDAFTGQMIVVVLTMLFVDFFDASGTLIGVANQAGLLNKDGTLPRAASAMAADSVGTTAGAIIGTSTTTAYVESTAGVSAGGRTGLTAVTTAGWFLIAMFCYPIFSVVAGSAEITSAALIVVGILMARSLGDIDWQNLEYSVPAFITVIMMPLTYSIANGLAMGMIFYPIVMVAKGRIKDVHPAMWALMVLFLAYFFFLVE, from the coding sequence ATGGCCAGCGACGTCCTAACCCGTGCCCGAGGGCGCGTCGACGGATATTTCGGTATCTCGTCGAGCGGGTCCACCTTCAAGCGCGAGGCGATGGCGGGCACGGTCACGTTCCTGGCGATGTCGTATGTGCTGGCGGTGAATCCGTCGATCCTCGGTGACGAGGGCGCCCTCGGTGACAAGGGCATCCCGATGCAGGCGGTGTTCACGGCCACCGCCGTCGCCGCGGTCTTCGGCACGCTGGTCATGGGCCTGTGGGCGAAGTACCCGATCGCGTTGGCGCCGGGCATGGGTCTCAACGCGTTCTTCGCCTACACCGTGGTGCTCAGCATGGGAATCCCGTGGCAGGTGGCGCTCTCGGGCACCTTGCTCTCGGGCATCATCTTCTTCGTTCTGGCGATCACGAAAGTGCGGGAACGGATTCTCAACGCCATCCCGCTGCAGATGAAGTTCGCGGTGGGCGCGGGCATCGGCTTGTTCGTGGCCTTCCTCGGTTTGAAGAACGCGGGCATCGTCGTCAACAGTGACGCGACGCTGGTGACCCTCGGCGATTTCACCGAGGGCACCACGCTGCTCGCCCTGTTCGGCCTGATCGTGACCGTGGTCTTCCTGGTGATCGGCTGGCACGGTGCGGTGCTCTACGGCATCGTCGCGACCACGATCCTCGGCATGGTGACCGGTCTGGTCGGCGTGCCCGACGGCATCGCCGAGATGCCGAAGGGCCTGGACGAGACCTTCGGCCAGGCGATCATCCATCTCCCCGACGCGTTCACCGGGCAGATGATCGTGGTCGTGCTCACCATGCTGTTCGTCGACTTCTTCGATGCCTCGGGCACCCTGATCGGCGTCGCCAACCAGGCGGGTCTGCTGAACAAGGACGGCACGCTGCCGCGCGCGGCCAGCGCGATGGCCGCCGACTCGGTCGGTACGACCGCGGGCGCGATCATCGGAACGTCCACCACCACCGCGTACGTCGAGTCGACGGCGGGTGTGTCGGCGGGTGGTCGAACGGGTCTCACCGCGGTGACCACCGCGGGCTGGTTCCTGATCGCGATGTTCTGCTATCCGATCTTCTCGGTCGTCGCCGGATCGGCCGAGATCACCTCGGCCGCGCTGATCGTGGTCGGCATCTTGATGGCGCGTTCGCTCGGTGACATCGACTGGCAGAACCTCGAGTACTCGGTGCCCGCGTTCATCACCGTCATCATGATGCCGCTGACGTACTCGATCGCGAACGGCCTGGCGATGGGCATGATCTTCTACCCGATCGTGATGGTCGCCAAGGGCCGCATCAAGGACGTGCACCCGGCTATGTGGGCGCTGATGGTGCTGTTCCTCGCGTACTTCTTCTTCCTGGTCGAGTAG
- the glgP gene encoding alpha-glucan family phosphorylase, with product MKALRRFTVRAHLPERLAALDELSTNLRWSWHGPTQDLFAELDPELWRTVGQDPVRMLGEVPAERLDELAADPAYTARVDAAAAGLRDYLTRPRWFQEQTGTDIAGIAYFSMEFGVTEVLPNYSGGLGILAGDHLKAASDLGLPLIGVGLLYRSGYFRQSLSADGWQMEHYPALDPQGLPLRLLTSDGSPVLIHVGMSEGRVLRARVWIAQVGRIPLLLLDSDIAENDPELRAVTDRLYGGDQDHRIKQEILAGIGGVRAVRAYTRANGLPDPDVFHMNEGHAGFLGVERMREFIAGGLDFETALAAVRAGTVFTTHTPVPAGIDRFPMPLVRRYFGGSHGESESALLPGLSVDRILAFGREGDPSVFNMAHMGLRMAQRANGVSKLHGEVSREMFAALWPGFDAAEVPIGSVTNGVHAPTWAAREWIDKARELVGPELVEEARGWEKLSDVDLGQLWSTRNTLRGVLIDEVRRRLRDSWRQRGAADAELGWIDDVFDPNVLTIGFARRVPTYKRLTLMLRDPDRLRALLLDPERPVQLVVAGKSHPADDGGKALIQQVVRFADDPEVRHRIVFLPDYDMSMARYLYWGCDVWLNNPLRPLEACGTSGMKSALNGGLNLSIRDGWWDEMFDGENGWAIPTADGVRDESRRDDLEASALYELVERTVAPRFYDRDASDVPVRWTEMVRHTLQTTSPRVLASRMVRDYAEQYYGPAAAAFGRAAADDFAGAAKVAEYRRRVDAAWPSVRIAQVDSSGLPDTPVIGAELSLHARIDLGGLAPSDVVVQAVLGRVSPSDDLSDTTTVEMRHTGTDDGSELYSIQAPVPLSGAVGYTVRVLPHNALLASDAELGLVAVAGA from the coding sequence GTGAAGGCACTTCGTCGGTTCACTGTCCGTGCTCATCTGCCCGAGCGGCTCGCCGCGCTGGATGAGCTGTCGACGAACCTGCGGTGGTCGTGGCACGGCCCGACGCAGGATCTGTTCGCCGAGCTCGACCCCGAGCTGTGGCGAACCGTCGGGCAGGACCCGGTGCGGATGCTGGGTGAGGTGCCCGCCGAGCGCCTCGACGAGCTCGCCGCCGATCCGGCGTACACCGCGCGGGTCGACGCGGCCGCCGCCGGCCTGCGGGACTACCTGACGCGACCGCGCTGGTTCCAGGAGCAGACCGGTACCGACATCGCGGGGATCGCGTACTTCTCGATGGAGTTCGGTGTCACCGAGGTGCTGCCGAACTACTCCGGTGGCCTCGGCATCCTCGCCGGTGATCATCTCAAGGCCGCCTCCGATCTCGGGCTGCCGCTGATCGGCGTCGGACTGTTGTACCGCTCGGGGTATTTCCGGCAGTCGCTGTCGGCCGACGGCTGGCAGATGGAGCACTACCCGGCGCTCGATCCGCAGGGCCTGCCGCTGCGCCTGCTCACCAGTGACGGTTCGCCGGTGCTCATCCACGTCGGCATGTCCGAGGGGCGCGTGCTGCGGGCACGGGTGTGGATCGCGCAGGTGGGGCGCATTCCGTTGCTGCTGCTCGACTCCGATATCGCCGAGAACGATCCCGAACTGCGGGCCGTCACCGACCGGCTCTACGGCGGCGACCAGGACCACCGCATCAAGCAGGAGATCCTGGCGGGTATCGGCGGGGTTCGCGCCGTGCGCGCCTATACCCGCGCCAACGGCCTGCCCGACCCCGATGTCTTTCACATGAACGAGGGCCACGCGGGCTTCCTCGGCGTCGAGCGTATGCGCGAATTCATCGCGGGCGGACTGGATTTCGAGACCGCGCTGGCCGCGGTGCGCGCGGGCACCGTCTTCACCACCCACACGCCGGTGCCCGCCGGCATCGACCGTTTCCCGATGCCGCTGGTGCGCAGGTACTTCGGCGGCTCGCACGGCGAGTCCGAATCCGCGCTGCTGCCAGGGCTTTCCGTGGACCGGATCCTCGCCTTCGGGCGCGAAGGCGACCCGTCGGTGTTCAACATGGCGCACATGGGTCTGCGCATGGCCCAGCGCGCCAACGGTGTATCGAAACTGCACGGCGAGGTCAGCCGGGAGATGTTCGCGGCGCTGTGGCCCGGGTTCGACGCGGCCGAGGTGCCGATCGGCTCGGTCACCAACGGCGTGCACGCCCCGACCTGGGCCGCGCGCGAGTGGATCGACAAGGCACGCGAACTCGTCGGGCCCGAGCTGGTCGAGGAGGCGCGGGGCTGGGAGAAGCTCAGCGACGTCGACCTCGGTCAGTTGTGGTCGACGCGAAACACGTTGCGCGGCGTGCTGATCGACGAAGTGCGGCGCAGGCTTCGTGATTCCTGGCGACAGCGCGGCGCCGCCGACGCCGAACTCGGCTGGATCGACGACGTCTTCGACCCGAACGTGCTCACCATCGGGTTCGCCCGCCGCGTCCCCACCTACAAGCGGCTCACCCTCATGCTGCGCGACCCCGACCGTCTGCGCGCGCTGCTGCTCGACCCCGAACGCCCGGTGCAGCTGGTGGTGGCGGGTAAGAGCCACCCGGCCGACGACGGCGGCAAGGCGCTGATCCAGCAGGTCGTGCGGTTCGCCGACGATCCCGAGGTGCGTCATCGCATCGTCTTCCTGCCCGACTACGACATGTCGATGGCCCGCTACCTGTACTGGGGTTGCGATGTGTGGCTGAACAATCCACTGCGTCCGCTCGAGGCGTGCGGGACCTCGGGGATGAAGTCCGCGCTCAACGGCGGCCTCAACCTGTCCATCCGGGACGGGTGGTGGGACGAGATGTTCGACGGCGAGAACGGCTGGGCCATCCCCACCGCCGACGGTGTCCGTGACGAGTCCCGCCGCGACGACCTCGAGGCCTCGGCGCTCTACGAACTCGTCGAACGCACTGTGGCGCCGCGCTTCTACGACCGTGACGCGAGCGATGTCCCGGTCCGCTGGACCGAGATGGTGCGCCACACGCTGCAGACCACCAGCCCCAGGGTGCTGGCCTCACGGATGGTGCGCGACTACGCCGAGCAGTACTACGGACCCGCGGCCGCCGCTTTCGGCCGCGCCGCCGCCGACGATTTCGCGGGTGCGGCGAAGGTCGCCGAGTACCGCAGGCGCGTCGACGCCGCGTGGCCGTCGGTACGGATCGCGCAGGTCGACAGCTCGGGGCTGCCCGACACCCCGGTGATCGGGGCCGAACTGTCCCTGCACGCGCGCATCGATCTCGGCGGGCTGGCGCCGTCGGATGTGGTGGTGCAGGCGGTGCTCGGCCGGGTCTCGCCGAGCGACGACCTCTCCGACACGACCACCGTCGAGATGCGGCACACCGGTACCGACGACGGCAGCGAGCTGTATTCGATCCAGGCGCCGGTCCCGCTGTCGGGGGCCGTCGGGTACACGGTCCGTGTGCTTCCCCACAATGCGCTGCTCGCCTCCGACGCGGAACTGGGCCTGGTGGCTGTCGCGGGCGCGTAA
- a CDS encoding LysE family translocator, with product MPHWVDVLPEFLVAAIILVALPGPATALFLQRSVRDGRSAGLAAVVGNEIGILGWTLAGGTGLSILLAANRWLSTTMHVVGAAVLIWLGVQSWRHARGGHDEFGAALTAKLPGGNTPAAAFRASLLSIAANPKAAVFGMTILPQFLPDDGPVVPTLLVLATIQVVVDGAWCVGVVLAADRAGAWLRRATIRRRLERILAAVLVALGLGLAADTR from the coding sequence ATGCCGCACTGGGTCGATGTCCTGCCCGAATTCCTGGTCGCCGCCATCATCCTGGTCGCACTTCCCGGACCCGCGACGGCGCTGTTCCTGCAGCGTTCGGTGCGCGACGGGCGGTCCGCCGGGCTGGCCGCGGTGGTGGGCAACGAGATCGGCATTCTCGGGTGGACACTCGCCGGCGGCACCGGTCTGTCGATCCTGCTGGCCGCCAACCGGTGGCTCAGCACCACCATGCACGTCGTCGGCGCCGCGGTGCTGATCTGGCTCGGCGTGCAGTCCTGGCGCCACGCCCGCGGCGGCCACGACGAGTTCGGCGCCGCGCTCACCGCGAAACTGCCCGGCGGCAACACGCCCGCGGCCGCTTTCCGCGCCTCACTGCTCTCCATCGCCGCCAACCCGAAGGCCGCCGTCTTCGGCATGACGATCCTGCCCCAATTCCTCCCGGACGACGGCCCCGTCGTTCCCACACTTCTCGTCCTGGCCACCATCCAGGTCGTCGTCGACGGCGCCTGGTGTGTAGGAGTGGTCCTGGCCGCCGACCGGGCGGGCGCCTGGCTGCGCCGGGCGACGATCCGCCGGCGGCTGGAACGAATCCTCGCCGCCGTCCTGGTAGCCCTCGGCCTCGGTCTGGCCGCGGATACCCGCTGA
- a CDS encoding alpha-1,4-glucan--maltose-1-phosphate maltosyltransferase produces the protein MTGRIAIDDIAPSIPGGRPAKAAVGEVFPVRAVVWREGHDAVAATLAVRAPGSSRITRIRMTPDYQPDVFNGLFTPHLPGVWTYRIEGWSDPIATWRSAVEAKLSVGQSAADLANDLEIGAILFERAAQAVPKRQFERLRAAATALRGDEQLPARVAPAFSEDVAEILRATPLREMVTRGTQFSVLVERRRALVGSWYEFFPRSTGGRDADGTPVHGTFATAARELPRIAGMGFDVVYLPPIHPVGAVNRKGRNNSLTTEPGDVGSPWAIGSAEGGHDAVHPLLGTERDFTEFVAEATALGLEVAIDLALQCAPDHPWVAAHPEWFTTLPDGTIAYAENPPKKYQDIYPVNFDNDPDGLYAEILRVVRHWISLGVTIFRVDNPHTKPADFWEWLITELRRTDPDVIFLSEAFTRPARLYGLARRGFSQSYTYFTWRVHKWELTEFGYEIAAKADEARPNLFVNTPDILHESLQHGGPGMFAIRAALAATLSPTWGVYSGFELFEHEAVREGSEEYLDSEKYELRPRDFAGALERGESLEPWLTRLNEIRRNHPALQQLRCIHFHHVDNDALIAYSKVDPVTGDAVLVIVNLNPYAAEQGHISLDLPAIGREWHDHPVVFDEVSGEEYHWGQQNFVRLDPTRAVAHILSLPAVPAAARAPLAYRETL, from the coding sequence GTGACCGGCCGGATTGCCATCGATGACATCGCCCCGTCCATTCCCGGCGGCCGCCCGGCCAAAGCCGCAGTCGGCGAGGTGTTCCCCGTCCGCGCCGTCGTCTGGCGCGAGGGTCACGACGCGGTAGCGGCCACCCTGGCGGTCCGCGCCCCCGGCTCGTCCCGGATCACCCGCATCCGGATGACGCCCGACTACCAGCCCGACGTCTTCAACGGCCTGTTCACCCCGCACCTCCCCGGCGTGTGGACCTACCGCATCGAAGGCTGGAGCGACCCGATCGCCACCTGGCGCAGCGCGGTCGAGGCGAAGTTGTCGGTCGGCCAATCCGCGGCCGACCTCGCCAACGACCTCGAGATCGGCGCCATCTTGTTCGAGCGCGCCGCCCAAGCCGTCCCGAAAAGGCAGTTCGAGCGCCTGCGCGCCGCCGCCACCGCCCTGCGCGGCGACGAACAACTCCCGGCCAGGGTCGCGCCCGCGTTCTCCGAGGACGTCGCCGAGATCTTGCGCGCCACCCCGCTGCGCGAGATGGTCACCCGCGGCACCCAGTTCTCGGTGCTGGTCGAACGCCGCCGTGCCCTGGTCGGCTCCTGGTACGAGTTCTTCCCCCGCTCCACCGGCGGCCGCGACGCCGACGGCACCCCGGTCCACGGCACCTTCGCTACGGCGGCCCGCGAACTGCCCCGCATCGCGGGCATGGGCTTCGACGTCGTCTATCTGCCCCCGATCCACCCCGTAGGTGCGGTGAACCGCAAGGGCCGCAACAACTCTCTCACCACCGAGCCCGGCGACGTCGGCTCGCCCTGGGCCATCGGCTCGGCGGAGGGTGGGCACGATGCCGTGCACCCGCTGCTGGGCACCGAGCGGGATTTCACCGAATTCGTGGCCGAAGCAACGGCTCTCGGCCTCGAGGTGGCCATCGATCTCGCCCTGCAGTGCGCTCCCGACCACCCGTGGGTCGCCGCCCACCCGGAATGGTTCACCACCCTCCCCGACGGCACCATCGCCTACGCCGAGAACCCACCGAAGAAGTACCAGGACATCTATCCGGTCAACTTCGACAACGACCCCGACGGTCTCTACGCCGAGATCCTGCGGGTGGTCCGGCACTGGATCTCGCTGGGCGTCACCATCTTCCGCGTGGACAACCCGCACACCAAGCCCGCCGACTTCTGGGAATGGCTGATCACGGAACTGCGCCGCACCGACCCCGACGTGATCTTCCTGTCCGAGGCGTTCACCCGTCCGGCCCGCCTCTACGGCCTGGCCCGCCGCGGCTTCAGCCAGTCGTACACGTATTTCACCTGGCGCGTGCACAAGTGGGAACTCACCGAGTTCGGCTACGAGATCGCCGCCAAGGCCGACGAGGCCAGGCCCAACCTCTTCGTGAACACGCCCGACATCCTGCACGAGAGCCTGCAGCACGGCGGCCCCGGCATGTTCGCCATCCGCGCCGCCCTCGCCGCCACCCTGTCCCCCACCTGGGGCGTGTACTCCGGTTTCGAGCTGTTCGAACACGAGGCGGTCCGCGAGGGCAGCGAGGAATACCTCGATTCGGAGAAGTACGAACTACGACCCCGCGATTTCGCCGGCGCCCTCGAACGCGGTGAATCACTGGAACCGTGGCTCACCCGCCTGAACGAGATCCGCCGCAACCACCCCGCGCTGCAGCAGCTGCGCTGCATCCACTTCCATCACGTCGACAACGACGCGCTGATCGCCTACTCCAAGGTCGATCCGGTCACCGGCGACGCGGTGCTGGTCATCGTGAACCTGAACCCCTATGCGGCCGAGCAGGGCCATATCTCGCTCGATCTGCCCGCGATCGGCCGCGAATGGCACGACCACCCGGTGGTCTTCGACGAGGTGAGCGGCGAGGAATACCACTGGGGCCAGCAGAATTTCGTGCGCCTGGATCCCACGCGCGCGGTCGCGCACATCCTGTCGCTCCCCGCCGTCCCGGCCGCCGCCCGCGCACCGCTGGCCTACCGCGAGACCCTGTGA
- the glgB gene encoding 1,4-alpha-glucan branching protein GlgB, with translation MKRRDLLLLAAGTHPDPHTVLGAHAHADGTAVRVLRPHADTVSVLVGQSEHRLKSLGHGIFDAVLPYPQIDDYRIRAEYPGGQTVVSADGYRFLPTVGEFDLHLIGEGRHTHLWEVLGAHPRHYTTLDGEVDGTSFAVWAPNARGVTVFGDFDHWSGTSAPMRALGGSGVWEVFVPGVGPGTRYKYRIHGADGRVVDHADPLAFSTEVPPATASVVSRADHVWTDSAWLDRRAKTDAVRSPMSAYEIHLGSWRPGLDYRELAHQLADYIRASGFTHVELLPVAEHPFGGSWGYQVTSYYAPTSRFGSPDDFRYFVDHLHNAGIGVLLDWVPAHFPRDEWALARFDGTPLYEHPDPRRGEQLDWGTYVFDFGRNEVRNFLVANAAFWISEFHIDGLRVDAVASMLYLDYSRPDGGWEPNIYGGRENLEAVEFLQELNDTVHGAHPGVVTIAEESTTWPGVTRGTDVGGLGFTMKWNMGWMHDTLGYLGRDPIHRSWHHNEMTFSLVYAWSENYVLPISHDEVVHGKGTLWTRMPGDDFAKASGVRALLAYMWAHPGKQLLFMGQEFGQFREWDNDRGLDWQELDNPLHQGISTMVTDLNRTYTAHPALWTQDATPGGHSWIEADDSAANVFAFLRWASDGSAVAAVFNFSGATRENYRIGLPQPGSWREILNTDAAEYAGSGIGNLGAVTADGTPWHGQPCSATVTLAPNSALWLSSPA, from the coding sequence ATGAAGCGCCGCGATCTCCTGCTGCTGGCTGCGGGCACCCATCCCGACCCGCACACCGTGCTCGGCGCGCACGCCCACGCCGACGGCACCGCGGTCCGTGTCCTGCGCCCCCACGCCGACACGGTGTCCGTGCTCGTGGGGCAGTCCGAGCATCGGCTGAAGTCGCTGGGCCACGGGATCTTCGACGCCGTCCTGCCGTATCCGCAGATCGACGACTACCGGATCCGCGCGGAGTACCCCGGCGGCCAGACCGTCGTCTCCGCCGACGGCTATCGCTTCCTGCCCACCGTCGGCGAATTCGACCTGCACCTCATCGGCGAGGGCAGACACACCCACCTCTGGGAGGTGCTCGGCGCCCACCCGCGCCACTACACCACCCTCGACGGCGAAGTGGACGGCACGTCCTTCGCGGTGTGGGCCCCGAATGCTCGCGGCGTCACCGTCTTCGGCGATTTCGACCATTGGAGCGGCACCTCGGCCCCGATGCGCGCGCTGGGCGGTTCCGGGGTGTGGGAGGTGTTCGTGCCGGGAGTCGGGCCTGGAACGCGGTACAAGTACCGGATCCACGGTGCCGACGGCCGCGTCGTGGATCATGCCGACCCGCTTGCCTTTTCGACTGAGGTACCGCCCGCGACCGCGTCGGTGGTGTCGCGCGCCGACCACGTGTGGACCGACAGTGCCTGGCTCGACCGGCGCGCGAAGACCGACGCGGTGCGCTCACCCATGAGCGCCTACGAGATCCACCTCGGTTCCTGGCGCCCCGGTCTCGACTATCGCGAACTGGCGCACCAGCTGGCCGATTACATTCGGGCCTCCGGTTTCACCCATGTCGAACTGCTGCCGGTCGCCGAGCACCCCTTCGGCGGCTCGTGGGGCTATCAGGTCACCTCGTACTACGCCCCGACCTCGCGTTTCGGCAGTCCCGACGACTTCCGCTACTTCGTCGATCACCTGCACAACGCCGGCATCGGCGTGCTGCTGGACTGGGTCCCCGCGCACTTTCCCCGCGACGAATGGGCCCTCGCCCGTTTCGACGGCACCCCACTCTACGAACACCCGGACCCGCGCCGTGGCGAGCAACTCGACTGGGGCACCTACGTTTTCGACTTCGGGCGCAACGAAGTCCGCAACTTCCTGGTCGCCAACGCCGCCTTCTGGATCTCCGAATTCCACATCGACGGCCTGCGCGTGGATGCCGTCGCCTCGATGCTGTACCTGGACTACTCCCGCCCCGACGGCGGCTGGGAGCCGAACATCTACGGCGGCCGGGAGAATCTGGAAGCGGTCGAGTTCCTGCAGGAACTCAACGACACCGTGCACGGCGCCCATCCCGGCGTGGTCACCATCGCCGAGGAGTCGACCACCTGGCCGGGCGTCACCCGCGGCACCGATGTCGGCGGCCTCGGTTTCACCATGAAGTGGAACATGGGCTGGATGCACGACACCCTCGGCTACCTGGGACGCGACCCGATCCACCGCTCCTGGCACCACAACGAGATGACGTTCTCGCTGGTATACGCGTGGAGCGAGAACTACGTGCTGCCGATCAGCCACGACGAGGTCGTCCACGGCAAAGGCACCCTGTGGACCCGCATGCCCGGCGACGACTTCGCCAAGGCGAGCGGCGTGCGCGCGCTGCTCGCCTACATGTGGGCCCACCCCGGCAAGCAACTGCTGTTCATGGGGCAGGAATTCGGCCAGTTCCGCGAATGGGACAACGATCGCGGCCTGGACTGGCAGGAACTGGACAACCCACTCCACCAGGGCATTTCGACGATGGTCACCGACCTCAATCGCACCTACACGGCCCACCCCGCGCTGTGGACCCAGGACGCCACCCCCGGCGGCCACTCCTGGATCGAAGCCGACGACAGCGCCGCCAATGTCTTCGCGTTCCTGCGCTGGGCCTCCGACGGCAGCGCGGTCGCCGCCGTCTTCAACTTCTCCGGCGCCACCCGCGAGAACTATCGCATCGGGCTGCCGCAGCCCGGTTCCTGGCGCGAGATCCTCAACACCGACGCCGCCGAATACGCGGGCTCCGGTATCGGCAACCTCGGCGCCGTCACCGCCGACGGCACCCCCTGGCACGGTCAGCCCTGCTCGGCGACCGTCACCCTGGCCCCGAACAGCGCCCTCTGGCTCAGCTCACCCGCCTAG